The following coding sequences lie in one Zingiber officinale cultivar Zhangliang chromosome 2B, Zo_v1.1, whole genome shotgun sequence genomic window:
- the LOC122045229 gene encoding cytokinin riboside 5'-monophosphate phosphoribohydrolase LOG3-like isoform X3, with the protein MEGEQAAASASPSKFTRICVFCGSSQGKKRSYQDSAVELGNELVSRNIDLVYGGGSVGLMGLVSQAVHEGGRHVMGVIPKTLMPREITGETVGEVKAVAGMHQRKAEMARHSDAFIALPGGYGTLEELLEVIAWAQLGIHDKPVGLLNVDGYYNSLLCFIDKAVEEGFISPNARHIIVSAPTAKELMKKLEVIIQVNDLTVSNSSEGVFSFSSKKETANSFSFASQSLQTSKSRQT; encoded by the exons ATGGAGGGAGAGCAAGCTGCTGCGAGTGCGAGTCCTTCCAAATTTACAAGAATCTGCGTCTTCTGCGGAAGCAGCCAGGGGAAGAAGAGAAGCTACCAGGACTCGGCCGTGGAGCTCGGCAATGAACTT GTATCCAGGAACATTGATTTGGTGTACGGAGGTGGAAGTGTAGGCCTAATGGGTTTGGTCTCCCAAGCTGTTCATGAAGGTGGAAGGCACGTAATGGG GGTCATACCCAAGACTCTCATGCCTCGAGAG ATTACCGGCGAGACAGTAGGGGAAGTGAAGGCAGTGGCAGGCATGCACCAAAGGAAAGCAGAAATGGCTAGACATTCTGATGCCTTTATCGCATTGCCTG GGGGGTATGGTACGCTTGAAGAGTTGCTGGAAGTGATAGCATGGGCTCAGCTAGGAATCCATGACAAACCA GTAGGATTGCTGAATGTTGATGGATACTACAACTCCTTGCTGTGTTTCATTGACAAAGCAGTGGAAGAAGGTTTCATCAGCCCAAATGCTCGCCATATTATAGTTTCTGCTCCAACAGCTAAAGAATTGATGAAAAAGCTGGAGGTGATTATACAAGTGAATGATCTTACAGTCTCTAATTCATCTGAAGgagttttttctttttcctcaaAGAAAGAAACTGCAAATTCTTTCAGTTTTGCTTCTCAATCATTGCAAACCAGCAAAAGTAGACAAACATGA
- the LOC122045229 gene encoding cytokinin riboside 5'-monophosphate phosphoribohydrolase LOG3-like isoform X4, protein MEGEQAAASASPSKFTRICVFCGSSQGKKRSYQDSAVELGNELVSRNIDLVYGGGSVGLMGLVSQAVHEGGRHVMGVIPKTLMPREITGETVGEVKAVAGMHQRKAEMARHSDAFIALPGGYGTLEELLEVIAWAQLGIHDKPVGLLNVDGYYNSLLCFIDKAVEEGFISPNARHIIVSAPTAKELMKKLEEYFPRHERVASKMNWEMEQLGYSEYQISR, encoded by the exons ATGGAGGGAGAGCAAGCTGCTGCGAGTGCGAGTCCTTCCAAATTTACAAGAATCTGCGTCTTCTGCGGAAGCAGCCAGGGGAAGAAGAGAAGCTACCAGGACTCGGCCGTGGAGCTCGGCAATGAACTT GTATCCAGGAACATTGATTTGGTGTACGGAGGTGGAAGTGTAGGCCTAATGGGTTTGGTCTCCCAAGCTGTTCATGAAGGTGGAAGGCACGTAATGGG GGTCATACCCAAGACTCTCATGCCTCGAGAG ATTACCGGCGAGACAGTAGGGGAAGTGAAGGCAGTGGCAGGCATGCACCAAAGGAAAGCAGAAATGGCTAGACATTCTGATGCCTTTATCGCATTGCCTG GGGGGTATGGTACGCTTGAAGAGTTGCTGGAAGTGATAGCATGGGCTCAGCTAGGAATCCATGACAAACCA GTAGGATTGCTGAATGTTGATGGATACTACAACTCCTTGCTGTGTTTCATTGACAAAGCAGTGGAAGAAGGTTTCATCAGCCCAAATGCTCGCCATATTATAGTTTCTGCTCCAACAGCTAAAGAATTGATGAAAAAGCTGGAG GAGTACTTCCCTCGGCACGAGAGAGTTGCTTCTAAGATGAACTGGGAGATGGAGCAGCTTGGCTACTCGGAGTACCAGATATCGAGATAG
- the LOC122045229 gene encoding cytokinin riboside 5'-monophosphate phosphoribohydrolase LOG3-like isoform X2, whose amino-acid sequence MEGEQAAASASPSKFTRICVFCGSSQGKKRSYQDSAVELGNELVSRNIDLVYGGGSVGLMGLVSQAVHEGGRHVMGVIPKTLMPREITGETVGEVKAVAGMHQRKAEMARHSDAFIALPGQCPISRECCIPFHSLGFLIEIQMQGGYGTLEELLEVIAWAQLGIHDKPVGLLNVDGYYNSLLCFIDKAVEEGFISPNARHIIVSAPTAKELMKKLEEYFPRHERVASKMNWEMEQLGYSEYQISR is encoded by the exons ATGGAGGGAGAGCAAGCTGCTGCGAGTGCGAGTCCTTCCAAATTTACAAGAATCTGCGTCTTCTGCGGAAGCAGCCAGGGGAAGAAGAGAAGCTACCAGGACTCGGCCGTGGAGCTCGGCAATGAACTT GTATCCAGGAACATTGATTTGGTGTACGGAGGTGGAAGTGTAGGCCTAATGGGTTTGGTCTCCCAAGCTGTTCATGAAGGTGGAAGGCACGTAATGGG GGTCATACCCAAGACTCTCATGCCTCGAGAG ATTACCGGCGAGACAGTAGGGGAAGTGAAGGCAGTGGCAGGCATGCACCAAAGGAAAGCAGAAATGGCTAGACATTCTGATGCCTTTATCGCATTGCCTGGTCAGTGTCCAATCTCTAGAGAATGTTGCATTCCATTCCACTCCTTGGGTTTTCTGATTGAAATTCAAATGCAAGGGGGGTATGGTACGCTTGAAGAGTTGCTGGAAGTGATAGCATGGGCTCAGCTAGGAATCCATGACAAACCA GTAGGATTGCTGAATGTTGATGGATACTACAACTCCTTGCTGTGTTTCATTGACAAAGCAGTGGAAGAAGGTTTCATCAGCCCAAATGCTCGCCATATTATAGTTTCTGCTCCAACAGCTAAAGAATTGATGAAAAAGCTGGAG GAGTACTTCCCTCGGCACGAGAGAGTTGCTTCTAAGATGAACTGGGAGATGGAGCAGCTTGGCTACTCGGAGTACCAGATATCGAGATAG
- the LOC122045229 gene encoding cytokinin riboside 5'-monophosphate phosphoribohydrolase LOG3-like isoform X1 has protein sequence MEGEQAAASASPSKFTRICVFCGSSQGKKRSYQDSAVELGNELVSRNIDLVYGGGSVGLMGLVSQAVHEGGRHVMGVIPKTLMPREITGETVGEVKAVAGMHQRKAEMARHSDAFIALPGQCPISRECCIPFHSLGFLIEIQMQGGYGTLEELLEVIAWAQLGIHDKPVGLLNVDGYYNSLLCFIDKAVEEGFISPNARHIIVSAPTAKELMKKLEVIIQVNDLTVSNSSEGVFSFSSKKETANSFSFASQSLQTSKSRQT, from the exons ATGGAGGGAGAGCAAGCTGCTGCGAGTGCGAGTCCTTCCAAATTTACAAGAATCTGCGTCTTCTGCGGAAGCAGCCAGGGGAAGAAGAGAAGCTACCAGGACTCGGCCGTGGAGCTCGGCAATGAACTT GTATCCAGGAACATTGATTTGGTGTACGGAGGTGGAAGTGTAGGCCTAATGGGTTTGGTCTCCCAAGCTGTTCATGAAGGTGGAAGGCACGTAATGGG GGTCATACCCAAGACTCTCATGCCTCGAGAG ATTACCGGCGAGACAGTAGGGGAAGTGAAGGCAGTGGCAGGCATGCACCAAAGGAAAGCAGAAATGGCTAGACATTCTGATGCCTTTATCGCATTGCCTGGTCAGTGTCCAATCTCTAGAGAATGTTGCATTCCATTCCACTCCTTGGGTTTTCTGATTGAAATTCAAATGCAAGGGGGGTATGGTACGCTTGAAGAGTTGCTGGAAGTGATAGCATGGGCTCAGCTAGGAATCCATGACAAACCA GTAGGATTGCTGAATGTTGATGGATACTACAACTCCTTGCTGTGTTTCATTGACAAAGCAGTGGAAGAAGGTTTCATCAGCCCAAATGCTCGCCATATTATAGTTTCTGCTCCAACAGCTAAAGAATTGATGAAAAAGCTGGAGGTGATTATACAAGTGAATGATCTTACAGTCTCTAATTCATCTGAAGgagttttttctttttcctcaaAGAAAGAAACTGCAAATTCTTTCAGTTTTGCTTCTCAATCATTGCAAACCAGCAAAAGTAGACAAACATGA
- the LOC122045228 gene encoding delta(8)-fatty-acid desaturase 2-like, translated as MEGEQKQTRSFSSEELQAHNKPTDLWISIHGKIYDATAWAPVHPGGDLPLLTLAGQDITDAFIAYHPGSTLALLANNPYLRFVGHLSDYRVSDVSKDYRRLVAEFSRLGLFDKKGHGTAISLSAIAVVFAAVIYCILRSQSVWAHLGCAAVMGFLWMQSGFLGHDSGHYEVTGSKRTNRAIQVLSGNCLTGLSIGWWNRNHNVHHVACNSLDIDPDLQHIPVFAVSVEIFRSLTSFYYEREMTFDAVARALVSYQHWTFYPVMCVARINLFAQTLLLLFSNKRVPGRFLEILGVAVFWIWFPLLVSCLPSWWERGLFVLVSFAVAGIQHVQFCLNHWSTDTYLGPPQANDWFQTQTMGTLDISCPPWMDWFHGGLQFQVEHHLFPRLPRGQLRRMVPIVRELCLKHGLPYNSFSFWEANVRTIATLKAAAMLARDKAQPLPKNLVWEALNTHG; from the exons ATGGAAGGAGAGCAGAAGCAGACGCGGTCCTTCTCGTCGGAGGAGCTCCAAGCTCACAACAAGCCCACCGACCTGTGGATCTCCATCCATGGGAAGATCTACGACGCCACCGCTTGGGCCCCCGTCCACCCCGGCGGCGATCTCCCCCTCCTCACCCTCGCCGGTCAGGATATCACCGACGCCTTCATCGCCTACCACCCCGGCTCCACCTTGGCCCTCCTCGCCAACAACCCCTACCTCCGCTTCGTCGGCCACCTCTCTGATTACCGCGTCTCCGACGTCTCCAAGGACTACCGTCGCCTCGTCGCCGAGTTCTCCCGCCTCGGCCTCTTCGACAAGAAGGGCCACGGCACCGCCATCTCGCTCTCCGCGATTGCGGTCGTGTTCGCTGCGGTGATCTACTGCATCCTCCGATCCCAGAGCGTGTGGGCCCACCTCGGCTGCGCGGCCGTGATGGGCTTCCTGTGGATGCAATCGGGGTTTCTAGGGCATGATTCGGGGCACTACGAGGTGACGGGGAGCAAGCGCACGAACAGGGCGATCCAAGTGTTGTCCGGAAACTGCCTAACGGGGCTCAGCATCGGGTGGTGGAACCGCAACCACAACGTGCACCACGTGGCCTGCAACAGCCTCGACATCGACCCAGACTTGCAGCACATACCGGTCTTCGCCGTCTCCGTCGAGATCTTCCGCAGCCTCACCTCCTTCTACTACGAGCGGGAAATGACTTTCGATGCGGTGGCGCGGGCGCTCGTCAGCTACCAGCATTGGACCTTCTACCCGGTCATGTGCGTCGCCCGCATCAACCTTTTCGCCCAAACTCTGCTGCTGCTCTTTTCCAATAAGCGCGTGCCGGGGCGATTCCTAGAG ATTCTGGGTGTGGCGGTGTTCTGGATCTGGTTCCCTTTGCTGGTGTCGTGCCTTCCGAGCTGGTGGGAGCGCGGTCTGTTTGTGCTGGTGAGCTTCGCGGTGGCGGGGATTCAGCACGTACAGTTCTGCCTCAACCACTGGTCCACCGACACCTATCTCGGGCCACCGCAGGCCAACGACTGGTTCCAGACGCAGACAATGGGAACGCTGGACATCTCCTGCCCCCCATGGATGGACTGGTTCCACGGCGGCCTGCAGTTCCAGGTGGAGCACCACCTGTTCCCGAGGCTTCCTCGCGGGCAACTCCGGCGGATGGTGCCAATCGTTCGCGAGCTCTGCCTCAAGCACGGCCTGCCCTACAACAGCTTCTCCTTCTGGGAGGCCAACGTGCGCACCATCGCCACGCTGAAGGCTGCGGCTATGCTGGCCCGCGATAAGGCCCAACCTTTGCCCAAGAACTTGGTGTGGGAGGCTCTCAACACCCATGGGTAA